The following are from one region of the Variovorax sp. V213 genome:
- a CDS encoding FecR domain-containing protein produces the protein MMKKFLSVLGGLALCGAAALAQAQSSSSAPTAKPIAEPQAGFVKSVRGNVQLLSAAGTSRTASAGDALAAVDRIVTGPDSSASVVLRDDTTLVVGPSSRLDLKEFHFNSTTHEGGVLVSLLRGSMRMITGLIGKTNPDAIRVETQTATIGIRGTDFIVQADGQP, from the coding sequence GTGATGAAAAAATTCTTGAGCGTCCTGGGAGGGCTCGCCTTGTGTGGCGCTGCGGCACTCGCCCAAGCACAGAGTTCTTCGAGCGCACCAACTGCCAAGCCGATCGCCGAGCCCCAGGCGGGCTTCGTCAAATCGGTGCGCGGCAACGTGCAATTGCTCAGCGCCGCCGGCACGAGCCGAACGGCCAGTGCGGGCGATGCGCTGGCCGCCGTCGACCGCATCGTGACAGGTCCTGATTCATCCGCCTCCGTGGTCCTGCGAGACGACACGACCCTGGTGGTCGGGCCGTCTTCGCGACTGGACTTGAAGGAATTCCATTTCAATTCCACCACGCATGAAGGTGGCGTGCTCGTCTCGCTGTTGCGCGGCTCGATGCGCATGATCACTGGCCTGATCGGCAAGACGAACCCCGACGCGATTCGCGTGGAAACACAAACCGCCACGATCGGCATCCGCGGCACCGATTTCATCGTGCAGGCCGACGGCCAGCCATGA
- a CDS encoding methyltransferase domain-containing protein, whose amino-acid sequence MASDTSTDPWLERWLPLVAERAGTDPVLELGCGTGPDSAVLAGAGLRVVGIELSSESVAAARVRVPHGAEFHCGDFRAPFPLPAGDAEGSVGVVLASLSLHYFAWDETLALVRRIRGVLRPGGVLLCRLNSVNDFHHGASGSPPEGKDSFYLVDGVPKRFFDRAAVERLFADGWHMLHLEELTVHRYEQPKVLWEAVLERN is encoded by the coding sequence GTGGCATCCGACACGAGCACCGACCCGTGGCTGGAACGCTGGCTTCCGCTGGTCGCCGAGCGCGCGGGAACGGACCCGGTGCTCGAACTGGGCTGCGGCACCGGCCCCGACAGCGCCGTGCTCGCCGGCGCGGGCCTGCGCGTGGTCGGCATCGAGCTGTCGAGCGAATCCGTGGCAGCAGCGCGGGTGCGGGTGCCTCATGGCGCGGAGTTTCACTGCGGTGATTTCCGTGCGCCCTTTCCGCTGCCTGCGGGGGACGCGGAAGGCAGCGTGGGTGTGGTCCTCGCGAGCCTGTCGCTGCACTACTTTGCGTGGGACGAAACGCTTGCCCTGGTCCGGCGGATCCGCGGCGTGCTTCGACCGGGCGGCGTGCTGCTGTGCCGGCTGAATTCGGTGAACGACTTCCACCACGGCGCGAGCGGCTCGCCGCCGGAGGGGAAGGATTCTTTTTACCTGGTGGACGGCGTGCCGAAGCGATTTTTCGACCGCGCAGCGGTGGAACGGCTCTTTGCCGATGGCTGGCACATGCTGCACCTGGAGGAACTCACGGTGCACCGCTACGAGCAGCCGAAGGTGCTTTGGGAAGCCGTGCTCGAGCGCAACTGA
- a CDS encoding phosphatidate cytidylyltransferase, with amino-acid sequence MNISPSTQTTLQLFGGVAGVLILASAIGALLKWRVAQGQPNSVIDNLNARVNAWWVMVAVIGIAFAFGKGGVIVLFYLISFYALREFISLAYTRRGDHHAIAAAFYIGLPVQYFLVWIEWYGLYSIFIPVYAFLVLPILAAVGGDTQRFLERTSKIQWGLMICVFCISHVPALLTLQIPGFEGRNLLLIAFLVIVVQGSDVLQYVWGKLFGKRKVAPELSPSKTWEGLVGGVASATALGAALYWATPFTPWQAALMALTICLMGFFGGLVMSAIKRDRGVKDWGSMIEGHGGMLDRLDSVIFAAPIYFHALRYWWVP; translated from the coding sequence ATGAACATATCGCCCTCGACCCAGACCACGCTGCAACTGTTCGGCGGCGTTGCCGGCGTGCTGATCCTTGCCTCCGCCATTGGCGCGCTGCTCAAGTGGCGCGTGGCGCAGGGCCAGCCCAATTCGGTGATCGACAACCTCAACGCGCGCGTGAATGCGTGGTGGGTGATGGTGGCGGTGATCGGCATTGCCTTCGCATTCGGCAAGGGCGGCGTGATCGTGCTGTTCTATTTGATCTCGTTCTATGCGCTGCGCGAGTTCATCAGCCTGGCCTACACGCGGCGCGGCGACCATCATGCGATTGCGGCGGCGTTCTACATCGGGCTGCCGGTGCAGTACTTCCTGGTATGGATCGAATGGTACGGGCTCTATTCGATCTTCATCCCGGTCTATGCCTTCCTCGTGCTGCCGATTCTTGCCGCCGTGGGCGGCGACACGCAGCGCTTTCTGGAACGCACCTCCAAGATCCAGTGGGGCCTGATGATCTGCGTGTTCTGCATCAGCCACGTGCCCGCACTGCTCACGCTGCAGATTCCCGGCTTCGAAGGCCGCAACCTGCTCCTGATTGCCTTCCTCGTGATCGTGGTGCAGGGCAGCGACGTGCTGCAGTACGTGTGGGGCAAGCTCTTCGGCAAGCGCAAGGTGGCGCCCGAACTCTCGCCCTCCAAGACCTGGGAAGGGCTGGTCGGCGGCGTGGCCAGCGCCACCGCGCTGGGTGCCGCGCTCTACTGGGCGACGCCGTTCACCCCCTGGCAGGCCGCGCTGATGGCGCTCACCATCTGCCTCATGGGTTTCTTCGGCGGGCTGGTGATGTCGGCGATCAAGCGTGACCGCGGCGTGAAAGACTGGGGCTCGATGATCGAGGGCCATGGCGGCATGCTCGACCGGCTGGACTCGGTGATCTTCGCGGCGCCGATCTATTTTCATGCGCTGCGCTACTGGTGGGTGCCGTGA
- a CDS encoding PhoH family protein, producing the protein MILRHTFTPLNNSRLGHLCGPLDAHLRRIEEALGVKIAHRHEQFKVDGPKVPVQRAMDVLQALYEIAQRSIDPAVVQLTLAGDGGMLDGDEDAAMLVTRRADLRARTPTQALYLDNIAKHDITFGIGPAGTGKTYLAVACAVDALERAAVQRIVLTRPAVEAGERLGFLPGDLTQKVDPYLRPLYDALYDLMGYEKVQKAFERNALEIAPLAFMRGRTLNNAFVILDEAQNTSVEQMKMFLTRIGFGAKAVVTGDVSQIDLPKQQLSGLIDAERVLRRVNGIAITHFTSADVVRHPLVAKIVDAYDGQRKRAGAH; encoded by the coding sequence GTGATTCTGCGACACACCTTTACCCCACTGAACAATTCGCGCCTCGGCCACCTGTGCGGACCTCTGGACGCGCACCTGCGCCGCATCGAGGAAGCGCTGGGCGTGAAGATTGCGCACCGCCACGAGCAGTTCAAGGTCGACGGCCCCAAGGTCCCCGTGCAGCGCGCGATGGATGTGCTGCAGGCACTGTACGAAATTGCCCAACGCTCCATCGACCCCGCCGTGGTGCAGCTCACGCTCGCAGGCGACGGCGGGATGCTCGACGGCGACGAGGATGCGGCGATGCTCGTCACGCGCCGTGCCGACCTGCGCGCGCGCACGCCCACGCAGGCCCTGTATCTCGACAACATCGCCAAGCACGACATCACCTTCGGCATCGGCCCGGCCGGCACCGGCAAGACCTATCTGGCAGTGGCCTGTGCGGTCGACGCGCTGGAGCGCGCCGCGGTGCAGCGCATCGTGCTCACGCGGCCGGCGGTGGAAGCGGGCGAGCGGCTCGGCTTCCTGCCGGGCGACCTGACGCAGAAGGTCGACCCCTATCTGCGCCCGCTGTACGACGCGCTCTACGACCTGATGGGCTACGAGAAAGTGCAGAAGGCCTTCGAACGCAACGCGCTCGAAATTGCGCCGCTGGCCTTCATGCGTGGACGCACGCTGAACAACGCCTTCGTCATCCTCGACGAGGCGCAGAACACCTCGGTCGAGCAGATGAAGATGTTCCTCACGCGCATCGGCTTCGGCGCCAAGGCGGTGGTGACGGGCGACGTGAGCCAGATCGACCTGCCCAAGCAGCAGTTGAGCGGGCTGATCGACGCCGAACGCGTGCTGCGGCGCGTGAACGGCATCGCGATCACGCACTTCACCAGTGCCGACGTGGTGCGGCATCCGCTGGTCGCCAAGATCGTGGACGCCTACGACGGCCAGCGCAAGCGCGCGGGAGCACACTGA
- a CDS encoding YdeI family protein: MSTTERVPHDTPIECGNAASWTRWLKRHHATAAGVWLRMAKKDSGIASIDHPAALEEALCYGWIDGQRKSEDAQHFLQRFTPRTKRSTWSQINRDKALKLIEEGRMQPAGLAEVERAKADGRWDAAYEAASVATVPPDLQAALDANKKAAKFFATLDARNRFAVLFRTQGAKKPETRARRIEKFVEMLAKGEKIHP; encoded by the coding sequence GTGAGCACGACCGAACGCGTTCCGCACGACACGCCGATCGAGTGCGGCAATGCCGCATCGTGGACGCGCTGGCTCAAACGCCACCACGCCACAGCCGCCGGCGTATGGCTGCGCATGGCGAAGAAGGACAGCGGGATCGCCTCCATCGACCATCCCGCCGCGCTCGAAGAGGCGCTGTGCTACGGCTGGATCGACGGCCAGCGCAAAAGCGAGGATGCCCAGCACTTCCTGCAGCGCTTCACACCGCGCACGAAGCGCAGCACGTGGTCGCAGATCAACCGCGACAAGGCGCTGAAGCTTATCGAGGAGGGCCGCATGCAGCCGGCCGGGCTCGCCGAAGTCGAGCGCGCGAAGGCTGATGGGCGCTGGGATGCGGCCTACGAAGCCGCGAGCGTGGCGACAGTGCCGCCCGATCTGCAGGCCGCGCTGGACGCGAACAAGAAAGCTGCGAAGTTCTTCGCCACGCTGGATGCGCGCAACCGCTTTGCGGTGCTGTTCCGTACGCAGGGTGCGAAGAAACCTGAAACCCGGGCACGGCGCATCGAGAAGTTCGTCGAGATGCTGGCCAAGGGCGAGAAGATCCATCCCTGA
- the ruvA gene encoding Holliday junction branch migration protein RuvA, whose protein sequence is MIGKLTGVLAERNPPQVVVDCNGVGYEVDVPMSTFYNLPGTGERVSLLTHFVVREDAQILYGFGTAEERAAFRQLIKITGVGPRTALGLLSGMSVGELSQAITTQELGRLVKIPGIGKKTAERLLLELKGKLGADIGMPAHATSDAQADILQALIALGYSDKEAALALKALPKDATVSEGIKLALKALAK, encoded by the coding sequence ATGATAGGCAAACTCACCGGCGTATTGGCCGAACGCAACCCGCCGCAGGTGGTGGTGGACTGCAACGGCGTCGGCTACGAGGTCGACGTGCCGATGAGCACGTTCTACAACCTGCCCGGCACCGGAGAGCGCGTTTCGCTGCTCACGCACTTCGTGGTGCGCGAGGACGCGCAGATTCTCTACGGTTTCGGCACCGCCGAGGAGCGCGCGGCTTTCCGCCAGCTCATCAAGATCACCGGCGTGGGCCCGCGCACCGCGCTCGGCCTGCTCTCGGGCATGAGCGTGGGCGAACTGTCGCAGGCAATCACGACGCAGGAACTCGGCCGACTGGTGAAGATCCCGGGCATCGGCAAGAAGACCGCCGAGCGCCTGCTGCTCGAACTCAAGGGCAAGCTGGGCGCCGACATCGGCATGCCCGCGCATGCGACCTCCGATGCGCAGGCCGACATCCTGCAGGCGCTGATCGCGCTGGGGTACAGCGACAAGGAGGCTGCGCTGGCGCTCAAGGCGCTGCCCAAGGATGCGACGGTGAGCGAGGGGATCAAGCTGGCGCTGAAGGCGCTGGCGAAGTAG
- the dtd gene encoding D-aminoacyl-tRNA deacylase, with translation MKAVVQRVASARVDIAGQTVGAIDAGLLVLLCAERGDVDALADRMLAKLLKLRIFSDHAGKMNRSVQDIGGGLLVVSQFTLAADVSGGNRPSFTQAAAPDEGRRLYEYFVAQARAAHPVVATGEFGADMQVQLVNDGPVTIPLQMLA, from the coding sequence ATGAAGGCCGTGGTTCAGCGCGTGGCCAGCGCGCGCGTCGACATTGCCGGCCAGACCGTCGGCGCCATCGATGCCGGCCTGCTGGTCCTGCTCTGCGCCGAGCGCGGCGATGTGGATGCGCTGGCCGACCGCATGCTCGCAAAGCTGTTGAAGCTGCGCATCTTTTCCGACCACGCGGGCAAGATGAACCGCAGCGTGCAGGACATCGGCGGCGGGCTGCTCGTGGTGAGCCAGTTCACGCTGGCGGCCGACGTGAGCGGCGGCAACCGCCCCAGCTTCACGCAGGCGGCGGCGCCCGACGAAGGGCGGCGGCTCTACGAGTACTTCGTGGCGCAGGCCCGTGCCGCGCACCCCGTGGTGGCCACGGGCGAGTTCGGTGCCGACATGCAGGTGCAGCTGGTCAACGACGGCCCCGTGACCATTCCGCTGCAGATGCTGGCGTAG
- a CDS encoding OmpA family protein, whose translation MSRLKSRALPFLAVLVTALLAACSTPGTRVVLLPQADGTPSAVAVRVKDGEEILSKPYQRATAAVGASGAPVVDQADPAKVQAEHKVLFDMQPPPPQRYTVYFDAGGTRLTPASQQVMNEALAAAQTRSGSDIVVTGHTDTKGALEQNDMLSQRRAQEVAQLFVDRQFPSKRIEAVGRGERELAVPTADEVDEPRNRRVTIEVR comes from the coding sequence ATGAGCCGGTTGAAATCCCGCGCCCTCCCCTTCCTTGCCGTGCTGGTCACGGCGTTGCTCGCCGCCTGTTCGACGCCGGGCACCCGCGTGGTGCTGCTGCCCCAGGCAGACGGGACGCCTTCCGCCGTGGCGGTTCGCGTGAAGGACGGCGAAGAAATTCTTTCCAAGCCATACCAGCGTGCAACTGCCGCAGTCGGCGCTTCCGGCGCCCCGGTGGTCGATCAGGCCGACCCCGCCAAGGTGCAGGCCGAGCACAAGGTCCTGTTCGACATGCAGCCGCCTCCGCCGCAGCGCTACACGGTGTATTTCGACGCTGGCGGCACCAGGCTCACGCCCGCGTCGCAGCAGGTCATGAACGAAGCGCTGGCTGCGGCGCAGACCCGCAGCGGCAGCGACATCGTGGTGACCGGGCACACCGACACCAAGGGCGCCCTCGAGCAGAACGACATGCTCTCGCAACGCCGCGCACAAGAAGTGGCGCAGCTCTTCGTGGACAGGCAGTTTCCTTCCAAGCGCATCGAGGCCGTGGGCCGCGGCGAACGCGAACTCGCGGTTCCCACCGCGGACGAGGTGGACGAACCGCGCAACCGGCGCGTCACCATCGAAGTCCGGTGA
- a CDS encoding cation diffusion facilitator family transporter has protein sequence MTLTPQTLLRVSVAVALVTILLKGLAGYVTNSMGLISDAMESFVNLASAMFALAMVTIAARPADEDHPYGHHKAEYFSSGFEGILIVGAAAAILWVSVQRLLSPEPLEQLGWGLGLSVLSSGFNAALAFALFRAARTHRSIALEADARHLMTDVWTSAGVVVGIVAVYFSGWLWLDPLLAIGVALNIVREGIRLVWRSSQGLMDEALDPETIATLRTTLDQFAARLPEGARVRFDDMVTRRAGQRRFADLHMHVPGDWTLQHAAALRDELEQTLMDAVPGLRVTIQLLPLGMEARANRMEEQA, from the coding sequence ATGACCCTCACGCCACAGACGCTGCTTCGCGTTTCCGTTGCCGTTGCCCTTGTCACGATTCTGCTCAAGGGACTGGCGGGCTACGTGACCAATTCGATGGGGTTGATCTCGGACGCCATGGAGTCGTTCGTCAATCTTGCCAGCGCCATGTTCGCACTGGCCATGGTGACCATTGCCGCGCGGCCGGCGGACGAGGACCATCCCTACGGCCACCACAAGGCCGAATACTTCTCCTCGGGCTTCGAAGGCATCCTGATCGTAGGCGCCGCAGCGGCCATTCTCTGGGTGTCCGTGCAACGGCTGCTTTCCCCCGAGCCCCTCGAGCAACTGGGCTGGGGGCTGGGGCTTTCGGTGCTCAGTTCGGGCTTCAATGCGGCACTTGCCTTCGCGCTGTTCCGTGCGGCGCGAACGCACCGGTCGATTGCACTGGAAGCCGATGCGCGGCATCTCATGACCGACGTATGGACTTCGGCGGGCGTGGTGGTCGGCATCGTGGCCGTCTACTTCAGCGGCTGGCTCTGGCTCGACCCGCTGCTGGCCATCGGCGTGGCGCTCAACATCGTGCGCGAAGGCATCAGGCTGGTATGGCGCTCCTCGCAAGGGCTGATGGACGAAGCCCTCGACCCCGAGACCATCGCCACGCTGCGCACCACGCTCGACCAGTTTGCCGCGCGCCTGCCCGAAGGCGCGCGCGTGCGCTTCGACGACATGGTGACGCGGCGTGCGGGCCAGCGCCGCTTTGCCGACCTGCACATGCATGTGCCGGGCGACTGGACGCTGCAGCACGCCGCGGCCCTGCGCGACGAACTCGAGCAGACGTTGATGGATGCCGTGCCCGGATTGCGCGTGACCATCCAGTTGCTGCCGCTGGGCATGGAAGCCCGCGCTAACCGGATGGAGGAACAGGCATGA
- the ybeY gene encoding rRNA maturation RNase YbeY, with the protein MALAQLSLSLQFAPRFKGIDRHRAALPRHSVARWIRHALEVDGEITVRIVDAEEGQRLNREFRGKDYATNVLTFDYAQSPMVMADLVLCAPVVASEAKEQRKTLAAHYAHLLVHGTLHAQGWDHETGEADAEEMEAREIEILAGLGIRNPYGR; encoded by the coding sequence ATGGCACTGGCCCAGCTTTCGCTCTCGCTGCAGTTCGCGCCGCGCTTCAAGGGCATCGACCGGCACCGCGCCGCGCTGCCGCGCCACAGCGTCGCGCGCTGGATCCGCCATGCGCTCGAGGTGGACGGCGAGATCACGGTGCGCATCGTCGATGCCGAAGAAGGCCAGCGCCTGAATCGCGAATTCCGCGGCAAGGACTACGCCACCAACGTGCTGACCTTCGACTATGCGCAAAGCCCGATGGTGATGGCCGACCTGGTGCTGTGCGCGCCGGTGGTCGCCAGCGAGGCGAAGGAACAACGCAAGACCCTGGCCGCGCACTATGCGCACCTGCTGGTTCACGGCACGCTGCATGCGCAGGGCTGGGACCACGAGACCGGCGAAGCCGACGCCGAGGAAATGGAAGCGCGCGAGATCGAAATCCTGGCGGGGCTCGGCATCCGCAATCCGTACGGCCGGTAA